From one Macrobrachium rosenbergii isolate ZJJX-2024 chromosome 52, ASM4041242v1, whole genome shotgun sequence genomic stretch:
- the LOC136833847 gene encoding nuclear speckle splicing regulatory protein 1-like produces the protein MGDRRKERNKGTGDRQEKRNKGMGDRQEERNKSMGDRQKKRNKGTGDRQEEKNKGMGNRQEERSKDMGDRQEERNKGTGDRQKERNKGTGDKQEVTSKRMGDRQEVRDKSMGDRQEERNKGTRDRQEEKNKCTGEPVIFY, from the coding sequence ATGGGAGACAGACGAAAGGAAAGGAACAAGGGTACAGGAGATAGACAAGAGAAAAGGAACAAGGGTATGGGAGATAGACAAGAGGAAAGGAACAAGAGTATGGGAGatagacaaaagaaaaggaacaaggGCACAGGAGATAGACAAGAGGAAAAGAACAAGGGTATGGGAAATAGACAAGAGGAAAGGAGCAAGGATATGGGAGATAGACAAGAGGAAAGGAACAAGGGTACAGGAGATAGACAAAAGGAAAGGAACAAGGGTACGGGAGATAAACAAGAGGTAACAAGCAAGCGTATGGGAGATAGACAAGAGGTAAGGGACAAGAGTATGGGAGATAGACAAGAGGAAAGGAACAAGGGTACAAGAGATAGACAAGAGGAAAAGAACAAGTGTACAGGAGAAccagtaattttttattga